From the genome of Sphingobacterium kitahiroshimense, one region includes:
- a CDS encoding DUF1553 domain-containing protein — MKKKVVVVSLLLSAIVVVGLFTFKKEDPVDFSAEVKPILNKHCITCHGGVKKNGGFSLLFENEAFAKAESGKPAIIAGDADHSEFIKRLTIDDPELRMPYNAPRLSDDEIDILKRWINEGAKWGKHWAYMLPEKVEVPKPFSFAGLFGMNPSGISNNIDYFVQDKMKEKDLSFSKEADKETLLRRLYLDVVGIPPSLTELQSFVNDTRGNAYELRVDSLLASQQYGEKWASWWLDLARYADTKGYEKDGSRQIWPYRDWLIKAFNKDMPFDEFTVQQLAGDLLPDPTKDQLIATAFHRNTMNNDEGGTDSEEFRVASVLDRVNTTYQVWLSTTFECVQCHSHTYDPFKFEEYYKSVAFFNNTRDEDTQGDHPRLRFYKAEDESRVDSIKSWLTQKGNQKLIRSTDLFLHTLEPKIHAHYSDQVENGALYDTKWLGIRSGGSARLKHITLQGKKQFYINYWTSLNGGAIEVRKGSKTGPLLTTVQLPSTSGRQVIQADLKEDTGVHDLYLIFKNATAAKDQPICMIEWFALREGFPVSADPESQRMQNNFMQLINTNPESVPVMIENPAEMHRKTHVFERGNRLALGKEVQPAVPETLNPFPKGAPNNRLGFAKWIVSKDNPLTARTLVNRIWAQLFGRGLVEPLGDMGTQSTPSMHIDLLDYLALDLMQNKKWSMKALTKDIVMSSTYKQSSSLNQGDAEKDPANIFLARGPRFRLSAEQIRDQTLAVSGLLSSKMYGPSVMPYQPDGVWMTVYSGESWATSTGEDQFRRGLYTFLKRTSPYPSFISFDASSREVCLVDRIRTNTPLQALTTLNDPVYLEAAKHLSTLMQKEGAGDSKKIISYGYKKLMLKNPSAEKVVALEKLYKEALQNFNKKPAEAAKFMAVNASDLKDPSLTSKAAYMVVANALLNLDEFLTKS, encoded by the coding sequence ATGAAAAAGAAAGTCGTCGTCGTATCCCTCTTATTGAGTGCCATTGTGGTCGTCGGATTGTTTACCTTTAAGAAGGAAGATCCTGTTGATTTTAGTGCTGAAGTGAAACCTATCCTTAATAAGCATTGCATTACTTGCCATGGTGGCGTAAAGAAAAATGGAGGTTTTAGTTTGCTTTTCGAAAATGAGGCATTTGCTAAGGCAGAGTCTGGTAAGCCGGCTATAATCGCAGGCGATGCAGATCATAGTGAATTTATTAAACGGTTGACCATTGATGATCCCGAGTTAAGAATGCCATACAATGCACCACGATTGAGTGATGATGAAATCGACATCTTGAAAAGATGGATCAACGAGGGGGCGAAATGGGGCAAGCACTGGGCTTATATGTTACCTGAAAAAGTTGAAGTACCTAAACCATTTTCTTTTGCTGGTTTATTTGGAATGAATCCATCGGGTATATCCAATAATATCGATTATTTCGTTCAGGATAAAATGAAAGAGAAAGACCTGTCTTTTTCAAAAGAGGCAGATAAGGAGACCTTATTGAGACGACTGTATCTAGATGTGGTCGGTATTCCACCAAGTTTAACCGAATTGCAATCATTTGTAAATGATACGAGGGGAAATGCTTACGAGTTAAGAGTTGATAGTTTACTAGCTTCACAACAGTATGGTGAAAAATGGGCTAGTTGGTGGCTGGACTTAGCCCGATATGCGGATACTAAAGGTTATGAAAAGGATGGGTCAAGACAAATATGGCCTTATCGCGATTGGCTCATTAAAGCTTTTAATAAAGATATGCCTTTCGACGAATTTACGGTACAGCAATTAGCGGGTGACTTATTACCTGATCCAACTAAAGATCAACTTATTGCAACTGCTTTTCACAGAAATACAATGAATAATGATGAAGGGGGGACCGACAGCGAAGAGTTTCGTGTGGCCTCTGTTCTAGATCGGGTCAATACAACTTACCAGGTTTGGTTAAGTACAACTTTTGAGTGTGTACAGTGTCACAGCCATACTTACGATCCATTTAAATTTGAAGAGTATTATAAATCTGTTGCTTTTTTTAATAATACACGAGATGAAGATACCCAAGGTGATCATCCAAGGTTGCGGTTCTATAAGGCCGAAGATGAAAGCAGAGTGGATAGTATCAAATCTTGGTTGACCCAGAAAGGGAATCAAAAGCTGATTCGTTCTACAGACTTATTCTTGCATACATTGGAACCAAAAATTCATGCACATTATAGTGATCAGGTTGAAAATGGCGCTTTGTATGATACTAAATGGCTCGGAATACGTTCAGGAGGAAGTGCTCGATTGAAACACATCACCTTGCAGGGTAAAAAGCAATTTTATATTAATTATTGGACATCATTAAATGGAGGTGCCATAGAAGTCAGAAAGGGTAGTAAAACAGGCCCGTTACTGACGACAGTCCAATTGCCAAGTACTTCAGGAAGACAAGTTATTCAAGCAGATCTGAAGGAAGATACCGGAGTTCATGACCTTTATTTAATATTTAAGAATGCAACAGCAGCAAAAGATCAGCCGATTTGTATGATTGAGTGGTTCGCATTGCGCGAAGGGTTTCCAGTATCTGCAGACCCGGAGTCCCAGCGTATGCAAAATAACTTTATGCAACTGATTAATACAAATCCTGAAAGTGTACCTGTGATGATTGAAAATCCTGCAGAAATGCATCGTAAAACACATGTTTTTGAGCGAGGAAATAGATTAGCGCTAGGTAAAGAGGTGCAACCTGCAGTTCCTGAAACATTAAATCCTTTTCCAAAGGGAGCTCCTAACAATAGATTGGGCTTTGCTAAATGGATTGTAAGTAAAGATAATCCTTTGACAGCACGTACTTTGGTAAATCGAATTTGGGCGCAATTATTTGGACGCGGGTTGGTGGAACCACTAGGAGATATGGGGACGCAGAGTACACCATCTATGCATATTGATTTATTGGATTACTTAGCGCTAGATCTCATGCAAAATAAAAAGTGGAGTATGAAAGCGCTTACTAAGGATATTGTTATGTCTTCCACCTATAAGCAATCATCGAGTTTAAATCAAGGAGATGCGGAGAAAGATCCGGCTAATATATTTCTAGCGAGAGGACCACGATTCAGACTTTCGGCAGAGCAGATTCGGGATCAGACATTAGCCGTAAGTGGTCTTCTAAGTTCTAAAATGTATGGACCTTCGGTGATGCCCTATCAGCCGGATGGTGTATGGATGACGGTATATAGTGGTGAATCGTGGGCAACAAGTACAGGTGAAGATCAATTTAGAAGGGGGTTATATACATTTTTAAAACGGACAAGTCCTTATCCTTCATTTATTTCTTTTGATGCATCGAGTCGAGAGGTCTGTTTGGTTGATCGGATCAGAACAAATACTCCATTACAAGCACTAACCACGTTAAATGATCCCGTTTATCTGGAGGCAGCTAAACATCTTTCGACACTCATGCAGAAAGAAGGGGCAGGAGATTCTAAAAAAATAATTTCTTATGGTTATAAGAAACTGATGTTAAAAAATCCGAGTGCAGAAAAAGTGGTTGCACTGGAAAAATTATATAAAGAAGCATTACAAAATTTTAATAAAAAACCGGCAGAGGCGGCTAAATTCATGGCTGTTAATGCGAGTGATTTAAAAGATCCATCTTTAACATCAAAGGCTGCCTACATGGTGGTAGCCAATGCTTTATTAAATCTGGATGAATTTCTTACAAAATCTTAA